A genomic window from Paucibacter sp. KCTC 42545 includes:
- a CDS encoding response regulator translates to MKPISVLVVDDHTLFRRGLIALLKQEDGVVVLGEAADASEALSAALTLQPDLILLDNHMPGMRGVDLLPELRRKVPGARVLMLTVSEDEQDLSEALRNGAQGYLLKTVDGEDLAAALIRTMRGESVVSPEMSHKLLNAFRSSAAAVAPAACADPERVEPLPLSPRELEILRELTRGSSNKEIARQLSIAEPTVKIHVQHILRKLGVSSRVQAAVWGSERGMVA, encoded by the coding sequence ATGAAGCCCATTTCCGTCCTGGTCGTCGATGACCACACCCTGTTTCGCCGTGGCCTGATCGCTTTGCTCAAGCAGGAAGACGGCGTGGTGGTACTGGGTGAAGCGGCCGACGCCAGTGAGGCCTTGAGCGCGGCCCTGACTTTGCAGCCCGATTTGATCTTGCTGGACAACCACATGCCCGGCATGCGCGGCGTTGACCTGCTGCCTGAGTTGCGTCGCAAGGTGCCCGGCGCCCGGGTGTTGATGTTGACCGTTAGCGAAGATGAGCAAGACCTCAGCGAAGCACTACGCAACGGTGCCCAAGGTTATCTGCTGAAAACGGTGGACGGCGAGGACTTGGCTGCGGCTTTGATACGGACCATGCGCGGTGAATCGGTGGTCAGCCCCGAGATGTCGCACAAGCTGCTCAATGCCTTCCGCAGCAGCGCCGCAGCAGTTGCGCCCGCAGCATGCGCAGACCCTGAGCGGGTCGAGCCCTTGCCTTTGTCGCCCCGCGAGTTAGAAATCCTGCGCGAACTTACCCGGGGCTCAAGTAACAAGGAAATCGCACGGCAACTGAGCATCGCCGAGCCCACAGTCAAGATCCACGTTCAGCACATCTTGCGCAAGCTGGGGGTCAGCTCCCGAGTGCAGGCAGCAGTTTGGGGTAGTGAGCGCGGCATGGTCGCTTGA
- a CDS encoding DNA-binding protein yields the protein MSIESEIQSEIEALKTRFSETKTLYREACALLFFRYGITPTASKLYQYVRKGSMSAPADALFNFWEELRSKARVQIDHPALPEALKVAAADAVQVLWGQATELARTELASLRVEAQAEAAKAAADLGAERQRAGGLEVTLKAMAHRAEELAAQHHACASLLEDERRCHAATTAKADSLQRQVEELQVLQERIRGDFSSELDKGRAAIEAAHERATGAERRALREIEQERVARADAEKQLEAMRSRLTEVEHQSQSQALEFATKNARLGAELETARSAVAGFTATCDGQAKQLKEVMQQVSQFRTEAETLRSLVEQFKPAAPSKSVRAKRSVG from the coding sequence ATGAGCATTGAATCAGAAATCCAATCCGAGATCGAAGCCCTGAAAACCCGCTTCAGCGAGACCAAAACCCTGTACCGAGAGGCCTGCGCGCTGCTGTTTTTCCGGTACGGAATCACGCCCACTGCCAGCAAGCTCTACCAGTACGTGCGCAAGGGTTCAATGAGCGCACCGGCAGATGCCTTGTTCAATTTCTGGGAAGAACTGCGCAGCAAAGCCCGGGTACAGATCGACCACCCAGCACTGCCAGAGGCGCTTAAGGTTGCCGCCGCCGACGCCGTGCAGGTACTTTGGGGGCAGGCCACCGAGTTGGCCCGTACAGAGTTGGCTAGCCTGCGTGTTGAAGCGCAAGCCGAGGCAGCCAAAGCCGCGGCCGATCTGGGCGCTGAGAGGCAGCGCGCGGGGGGGCTTGAGGTCACGCTCAAGGCAATGGCGCATCGCGCCGAGGAACTGGCTGCCCAGCACCATGCGTGCGCGTCACTCCTAGAGGACGAGCGCCGGTGCCACGCAGCCACCACTGCAAAGGCCGACTCCCTGCAGCGCCAGGTAGAAGAACTGCAAGTCCTGCAGGAGCGGATTAGGGGGGATTTCAGCAGCGAATTGGACAAAGGGCGCGCAGCCATTGAGGCAGCGCATGAGCGCGCAACCGGTGCTGAGCGCCGGGCACTTCGCGAGATCGAGCAAGAGCGCGTCGCTCGCGCCGACGCGGAGAAGCAACTGGAAGCCATGCGCAGTCGGCTGACTGAGGTCGAACATCAAAGCCAATCGCAAGCCTTGGAATTCGCCACGAAAAATGCTCGCCTCGGCGCCGAATTGGAGACGGCCAGGAGCGCAGTTGCTGGATTCACCGCAACTTGTGACGGCCAAGCAAAACAACTGAAAGAGGTCATGCAGCAAGTCTCACAATTCAGGACCGAGGCCGAGACCTTGCGCAGCTTGGTCGAACAATTCAAACCGGCTGCGCCTTCAAAGTCAGTGCGCGCAAAACGCAGCGTCGGCTGA
- a CDS encoding tyrosine-type recombinase/integrase yields the protein MPELITFDSLVAPNSLDGSAGSNRGKGHMQIAAQEDRAAILAWLARYADSPATLASYRKESERLLMWCVLQHRVALSSLTHEDLLVYQHFLANPSPQAMWVIAPGQKPARHSPLWRPFAGPLSPQSVRQALSIINSLFNWLVAAGYLAGNPLALARRQRNHRAPRVTRFLPMDHWKAVRTTIETLPHETGRKRAQAARVRWLFSLLYIAGLRVSEVCDTTMAGFFSRRGADGKERWWLEVKGKGGKTRLIPATTELMGELMQYRRSLGLPALCAHDETTPLVLPLHKPVKPMARTALHEIVKSVMRGTADRLRKSGNPEDAAAAAHIEQASTHWMRHTAGSHLSNQVDIKVVRDNLGHSNISTTNTYVHAEDDARHDATSGAHRAGWTVK from the coding sequence GTGCCAGAACTCATCACCTTTGACAGTTTGGTCGCACCCAACTCGTTAGACGGCAGCGCCGGCAGCAATCGCGGCAAAGGCCACATGCAAATCGCCGCACAGGAGGACCGCGCCGCCATCCTGGCCTGGCTGGCTCGCTATGCAGACTCCCCCGCCACGTTGGCGAGCTATCGCAAGGAATCGGAGCGACTGCTGATGTGGTGCGTGCTGCAGCACCGAGTGGCGCTGTCCAGCCTGACCCATGAGGACTTGCTGGTTTATCAGCACTTTTTGGCCAACCCATCACCCCAGGCCATGTGGGTGATTGCCCCTGGCCAGAAGCCAGCGCGTCATTCACCCCTGTGGCGACCATTTGCCGGACCGTTGAGCCCGCAGAGCGTGCGACAAGCGCTGTCCATCATCAACAGTTTGTTCAATTGGCTGGTGGCCGCTGGCTACTTGGCCGGCAATCCCTTGGCGCTGGCCAGGCGTCAACGCAATCACCGGGCCCCGCGAGTGACTCGCTTCCTGCCTATGGATCACTGGAAAGCCGTGCGGACTACGATTGAAACTTTGCCTCATGAGACCGGGCGGAAGCGTGCGCAGGCAGCACGGGTGCGCTGGCTGTTTTCTTTGTTGTACATCGCCGGTTTACGGGTCAGCGAAGTCTGCGACACCACGATGGCAGGATTTTTTAGCCGTCGCGGGGCTGATGGCAAGGAGCGGTGGTGGTTAGAAGTCAAGGGCAAAGGGGGTAAGACCCGCTTGATTCCAGCGACGACGGAGTTGATGGGCGAGCTGATGCAATATCGACGCTCGCTTGGCCTGCCGGCTCTTTGCGCACACGATGAAACAACGCCCCTGGTGCTACCTCTCCATAAACCGGTTAAACCCATGGCCCGCACGGCGCTGCATGAGATTGTGAAATCTGTGATGCGAGGTACCGCTGACCGATTGAGGAAGAGCGGCAACCCGGAGGATGCCGCCGCTGCGGCACACATCGAGCAAGCCTCAACGCATTGGATGCGGCATACCGCAGGGTCCCACCTGAGCAATCAAGTGGATATCAAGGTTGTGCGCGACAACCTGGGTCACTCCAACATTTCGACCACGAACACCTATGTTCACGCCGAAGACGACGCCCGTCATGACGCAACCTCTGGAGCACATCGAGCGGGATGGACTGTCAAGTAG
- a CDS encoding IS256 family transposase gives MTNATIALAELAEKGADVDVLRQMVQFATQRLMEMEVDTLCGAGYDEKNPAERINSRNGYRDRSWETRAGTVELRVPKLRQGSYYPAFLEPRRTAEKALAAVIQEAYVHGVSTRSVDDLVKAMGMSGVSKSQVSRLCAELDERVGAFLTRPIEGDWPYLWIDATYVKAREAGSIQSVAVIVAVAVNTEGQRQVIGMKTGPSEAETFWTDFLRSLMRRGLRGVKLVISDAHEGLKAAAAKVLKAPWQRCRVHFMRNALAYANKTQRRMVSAAIATVFAQESAQDAHQQWRVIADQFRASLPKLAKMMDSAEHEVLSYMAFPRAHWLQIHSTNPLERLNAEIKRRTNVVGIFPNDASITRLVGAMLPEQSDEWSLNRRYMQLEGLQSLSDTVPTRVSAIQR, from the coding sequence ATGACCAACGCAACTATCGCACTGGCCGAGTTGGCCGAGAAAGGTGCCGATGTCGATGTACTGCGCCAGATGGTGCAGTTCGCCACTCAGCGCTTGATGGAGATGGAGGTCGACACCCTGTGCGGAGCCGGCTACGACGAGAAGAACCCGGCCGAGCGCATCAACAGCCGCAACGGTTACCGGGATCGGTCCTGGGAAACCCGCGCCGGAACCGTCGAGCTGCGCGTGCCCAAGCTGCGCCAGGGGAGCTATTACCCAGCCTTCCTGGAGCCCCGGCGTACCGCCGAGAAGGCCTTGGCTGCCGTCATCCAGGAGGCCTACGTGCACGGCGTATCCACCCGCTCGGTGGACGATCTGGTCAAGGCCATGGGCATGAGCGGGGTCTCCAAGAGCCAAGTCAGCCGGCTGTGCGCGGAGCTCGATGAGCGGGTGGGTGCGTTTCTGACCCGCCCCATCGAGGGCGACTGGCCCTACCTGTGGATCGACGCCACCTACGTCAAGGCGCGCGAGGCGGGCTCGATCCAGAGCGTGGCGGTGATAGTGGCTGTGGCAGTCAACACCGAGGGCCAGCGCCAGGTCATCGGTATGAAGACCGGCCCCAGCGAGGCCGAGACGTTCTGGACCGACTTCCTTCGCAGCCTGATGCGCCGCGGCCTGCGCGGCGTGAAGTTGGTGATCTCTGACGCCCACGAGGGCCTGAAGGCCGCCGCCGCCAAAGTGCTCAAGGCCCCCTGGCAGCGCTGCCGCGTGCACTTCATGCGCAACGCCTTGGCCTACGCCAACAAGACCCAGCGCCGCATGGTCAGTGCTGCGATTGCCACCGTCTTCGCCCAGGAGTCAGCCCAGGACGCGCACCAGCAGTGGCGCGTCATTGCCGACCAGTTCCGCGCCAGCTTGCCCAAGCTGGCCAAGATGATGGACAGCGCCGAGCACGAGGTGCTGTCGTACATGGCCTTCCCTCGAGCGCACTGGCTGCAGATTCACTCCACCAACCCGTTAGAGCGGCTGAACGCCGAGATCAAGCGGCGCACCAACGTCGTGGGTATCTTCCCCAACGACGCGTCCATCACTCGCCTCGTGGGCGCCATGTTGCCGGAGCAAAGCGACGAGTGGAGCTTGAACCGCCGCTACATGCAGCTTGAGGGTCTGCAGAGCCTCAGCGATACTGTTCCGACTCGGGTCTCAGCCATTCAGCGCTGA
- a CDS encoding HlyD family secretion protein, whose amino-acid sequence MTELLVKEGDLVDAGQPVMRLRSERTTSLGDAAILNAQALAQRRQTLETERLLTQQQQRQRQQALNDRLRSLSAEERQAQAELETNRLRAGLAAKSLTRYVELEKDSFVSAVQLQQKQEELLDVQLRERNAERSLAALQRDIQATKAELLNNETSSSTSLSQIDRGLASLSQEFTENDARGGLTLTAPQSGRVSAITIHLGQPVQAGQTLVNLIPESAQQGASALAAQLYGPSRTAGFVKPGQVVWLRYAAYPYQKFGMAEGEVQSISETPIAAQDLPVGQGQALLTAAQANEPLYRISVKLKKQAITTYGNTQLLKAGMALDADVMQDRRAIWQWVLEPVLALNHRS is encoded by the coding sequence GTGACTGAGTTGCTGGTCAAGGAAGGCGATCTGGTCGACGCGGGTCAGCCGGTGATGCGGTTGCGAAGCGAGCGCACAACATCGCTTGGTGATGCAGCAATCCTCAACGCCCAGGCCTTGGCTCAACGCCGGCAAACGCTAGAAACCGAGCGGCTGCTAACGCAACAGCAGCAACGTCAACGACAGCAAGCTCTCAACGACCGACTGCGCAGCTTATCCGCCGAAGAACGTCAGGCTCAGGCTGAGCTGGAAACCAACCGCTTGCGAGCTGGCCTGGCGGCCAAGAGTCTGACTCGCTACGTCGAATTAGAGAAAGACAGCTTTGTTTCGGCCGTGCAATTGCAGCAGAAGCAGGAAGAACTGCTGGATGTGCAACTGCGTGAGCGCAACGCCGAGCGCAGCTTGGCCGCCCTGCAGCGCGACATTCAGGCCACAAAAGCAGAACTGCTCAACAACGAAACCAGCAGCAGCACCAGCCTGTCTCAAATTGATCGTGGGCTGGCTAGCCTCAGCCAGGAATTCACTGAGAACGATGCCCGTGGCGGATTAACGCTCACCGCACCCCAGTCAGGCCGGGTGAGCGCAATCACCATTCATCTCGGGCAGCCTGTGCAGGCTGGGCAGACGCTCGTGAACTTGATTCCTGAAAGTGCGCAGCAGGGCGCCTCAGCCTTGGCGGCGCAACTTTATGGGCCAAGCCGAACGGCAGGGTTCGTCAAACCTGGCCAGGTTGTCTGGCTGCGCTATGCCGCCTACCCCTATCAGAAGTTCGGGATGGCCGAAGGCGAGGTGCAAAGCATTAGCGAAACGCCCATTGCTGCGCAGGATTTGCCAGTCGGTCAGGGGCAGGCTTTACTAACGGCGGCCCAGGCCAATGAACCCCTCTATCGGATTAGTGTGAAGTTGAAAAAGCAGGCAATCACCACCTATGGCAACACGCAGTTGCTGAAAGCCGGAATGGCACTGGATGCCGATGTAATGCAGGATCGCAGAGCCATCTGGCAGTGGGTGCTAGAACCGGTCTTGGCTCTGAACCACAGATCATGA